From the Candidatus Auribacterota bacterium genome, one window contains:
- a CDS encoding class II aldolase/adducin family protein, whose amino-acid sequence MKSERECRQDIVEVCRRMHGRGLISGSDGNVSVRLGANRILSTPSGLNKGFIAPGDLIVADMGGAKLQGEHKPTTELFMHIEAYARREDIGAVIHAHPPFTVAFSIAGQKLPQCVMPEIVMMFGSIPTAAYATPCTEEGPRVIADLIGGCDALIIERHGTLTVGENVFSAYDKLEKIEHSAQVTAVARQLGPLKPLPREEIQKLLALREKLGLKGKVYPCNTCGMCGAGHGEGAGGDDLVRSLSAELFKTIRDKL is encoded by the coding sequence ATGAAATCTGAACGGGAGTGCCGGCAGGATATCGTCGAGGTGTGCCGCCGCATGCACGGGCGAGGACTCATCTCGGGGAGCGACGGGAACGTGAGCGTGCGCCTCGGGGCGAACCGCATCCTGAGCACGCCGAGCGGCCTGAACAAGGGTTTCATCGCGCCGGGGGATCTCATCGTCGCCGACATGGGGGGCGCGAAGCTCCAGGGTGAGCACAAGCCCACGACGGAGCTTTTCATGCACATCGAGGCGTACGCGCGGCGGGAGGATATCGGCGCGGTGATCCACGCCCACCCCCCCTTCACGGTCGCGTTCTCAATCGCGGGGCAAAAATTGCCCCAGTGCGTGATGCCCGAGATCGTCATGATGTTCGGCTCCATACCCACCGCGGCCTACGCGACGCCGTGCACCGAGGAGGGGCCGCGGGTCATCGCTGATCTGATCGGTGGCTGCGATGCCCTCATCATCGAGCGGCACGGCACGCTGACCGTCGGCGAGAACGTGTTCTCGGCGTATGACAAGCTGGAAAAAATCGAGCACAGCGCGCAGGTGACCGCAGTCGCGCGGCAGCTCGGCCCCCTGAAACCCCTCCCCCGTGAGGAGATTCAGAAGCTCCTCGCGCTCAGGGAGAAGCTCGGATTGAAGGGGAAGGTGTACCCCTGTAACACGTGCGGGATGTGCGGCGCGGGGCACGGGGAGGGAGCGGGCGGGGACGATCTGGTCCGATCATTGTCTGCGGAGCTTTTCAAGACGATCCGGGATAAACTGTAG
- a CDS encoding helix-turn-helix domain-containing protein, giving the protein MAKRSKPPEGTRATQCYPEVMTIDQVADYLHLHKQVVYRHVKRGNIPASRIGTTIRFKKSVIDAWLEDSAMRSLTRGEGGGPAARLESKEKFVWE; this is encoded by the coding sequence ATGGCGAAACGATCTAAGCCCCCCGAGGGCACGCGGGCGACGCAGTGCTACCCCGAGGTAATGACCATTGATCAGGTGGCGGACTACCTCCACCTGCACAAGCAGGTCGTCTACCGGCATGTCAAGCGCGGCAACATCCCCGCGAGCCGCATCGGGACAACCATCCGTTTTAAGAAGTCCGTCATAGACGCATGGCTGGAGGACTCAGCCATGCGGAGCCTCACAAGGGGCGAGGGGGGGGGACCAGCGGCGCGGCTCGAATCCAAAGAGAAGTTCGTGTGGGAGTAG
- a CDS encoding ABC transporter permease → MILLQEVIRKREMLATLVARNLKIRYQSSALGFLWTLLNPLFMMLIYWLFIRLMKFPMDPWSLLTGVLAWQFLTMCCGDAINAVAGHPNLVKKVYFPRIILPLATVLANLVNYLLSLVVLFALTLLAGKFAWGPALAALPLVILVQLLFCLGLALIISCSSVYFRDTEHIVAVLLMAWFFMTPVIYSLDYISAKAPFPWLLAFYKLNPMVGLITLYRRIIMNGPSPGWLAAAASVIVPFLILGAGLRIFTRYEPDFADEL, encoded by the coding sequence ATGATCCTTCTACAAGAGGTGATTCGCAAGCGGGAGATGCTGGCCACACTCGTTGCCCGGAATCTCAAGATCCGCTATCAGAGCTCCGCGCTCGGCTTTCTGTGGACGCTGCTCAACCCTCTCTTCATGATGCTCATTTACTGGCTCTTTATCAGGCTCATGAAGTTCCCCATGGACCCCTGGAGCCTGCTCACCGGCGTGCTCGCCTGGCAGTTCCTCACCATGTGCTGCGGGGATGCGATCAACGCGGTCGCGGGACATCCGAATCTCGTGAAGAAGGTCTATTTTCCCCGCATCATCCTCCCGCTCGCCACGGTGCTGGCAAACCTCGTCAACTACCTGCTCTCGCTGGTCGTGCTGTTTGCCCTCACCCTGCTCGCGGGGAAATTCGCGTGGGGCCCGGCGCTCGCGGCGCTGCCGCTCGTCATACTCGTGCAGCTCCTGTTCTGCCTCGGCCTCGCGCTCATCATCTCGTGCTCGAGCGTGTATTTCAGGGACACGGAACATATCGTCGCCGTGCTGCTCATGGCATGGTTTTTCATGACGCCGGTGATCTACTCCCTCGATTACATCTCCGCGAAGGCGCCGTTCCCCTGGCTGCTCGCGTTCTACAAGTTGAACCCGATGGTGGGGCTCATCACGCTCTACAGGAGGATCATCATGAATGGCCCCTCGCCGGGATGGCTCGCCGCCGCGGCGTCGGTCATTGTGCCGTTCCTGATCCTCGGCGCGGGGTTAAGAATATTCACTCGCTACGAGCCCGATTTCGCAGATGAACTGTAA
- a CDS encoding ABC transporter ATP-binding protein produces MHAIETNGVGKKFFLKHGGRHTIKAAAVGLLRRLKTREDFWALKDISFDVEAGTTVGIIGANGAGKSTLLGILARTMRPTEGTVTVRGRVSSLLELGAGFHPDLTGAENIYLNGSILGLSRSEIRAKFDEIVRFAELEQFIDTPVKHYSSGMYVRLGFAVAVEVNPDILLIDEVMAVGDEAFKRKCLGRIAQFKREGKTLLVVSHDLDTITEVSDTVLLLDAGKIVNVGEPGQVVDQYKSLGFVKAGAVVIREWGTREAVITAVRLMGAGGEPVERISSGEPLLVEIDYRAHRQIADPVFGFALTKSDGTLCCGSNTIIDNCPIPLIEGAGTMRLRFESLPLIQGKYYFSFSLHTRDHKTSYHRMDNWFSIWVECARKAEGVANLDCAWERG; encoded by the coding sequence GTGCATGCAATAGAAACAAACGGCGTCGGTAAAAAATTCTTCCTCAAGCACGGGGGCCGCCACACGATCAAGGCCGCCGCCGTGGGACTGCTCCGCCGCCTGAAAACGAGAGAGGACTTCTGGGCGCTCAAGGATATCAGCTTCGATGTCGAGGCCGGGACCACCGTGGGCATCATCGGGGCGAACGGCGCGGGGAAGAGCACGCTCCTCGGCATCCTCGCGCGCACCATGCGCCCGACGGAGGGCACCGTCACTGTCCGGGGGCGGGTCTCATCGCTCCTCGAGCTGGGGGCCGGCTTCCATCCCGATCTCACCGGAGCCGAGAATATCTACCTGAACGGCTCCATCCTCGGCCTCAGCCGGAGCGAGATCCGCGCGAAGTTCGATGAGATCGTCCGCTTCGCCGAGCTCGAGCAGTTCATCGATACCCCGGTGAAGCACTACTCGTCGGGGATGTATGTGCGACTGGGCTTCGCGGTCGCCGTCGAGGTCAACCCCGACATCCTCCTCATCGACGAGGTGATGGCTGTCGGAGATGAGGCGTTCAAGAGGAAATGCCTGGGGAGGATCGCGCAGTTCAAGCGCGAGGGGAAGACGCTGCTCGTCGTCTCCCACGACCTCGACACGATTACGGAGGTGAGCGACACCGTCCTGCTGCTCGACGCGGGGAAAATCGTCAATGTGGGCGAGCCCGGGCAGGTGGTTGACCAGTACAAGAGCCTCGGCTTTGTCAAGGCGGGAGCGGTCGTCATCAGGGAGTGGGGCACCAGGGAGGCGGTGATCACCGCGGTGCGCCTCATGGGCGCGGGCGGCGAGCCCGTCGAGCGGATCTCGAGCGGGGAGCCGCTCCTCGTGGAGATAGACTACAGGGCCCACCGGCAGATCGCGGATCCCGTCTTCGGCTTCGCGCTCACCAAGAGCGACGGGACGCTCTGCTGCGGGAGCAACACGATCATCGACAATTGCCCCATCCCGCTCATCGAGGGCGCCGGCACGATGCGTTTGAGATTCGAATCGCTGCCGCTCATCCAGGGGAAATATTACTTCTCCTTCTCCCTGCACACACGGGATCACAAAACGAGCTACCACCGCATGGACAACTGGTTCAGTATCTGGGTGGAGTGCGCGAGAAAGGCGGAGGGGGTCGCGAATCTCGACTGTGCGTGGGAGAGGGGATAG